The DNA segment ACATGACTGCCCTGACCGAGCAAGCCGCAGACGCAGCCATCGTTGCTGCAGCCGCCACATTGGCGCTCCCGACCGTACGCACCCAAGCCGGTGAGATAGCTGACGCTGCGGCCCGCGACCAGCTCACCCACCGCGCTTACCTCGCCGAGCTGTTATCACTCGAAGTCGACGACCGGGCGGAACGGCGCCGTA comes from the Acidobacteriota bacterium genome and includes:
- a CDS encoding AAA family ATPase; this encodes MTALTEQAADAAIVAAAATLALPTVRTQAGEIADAAARDQLTHRAYLAELLSLEVDDRAERRR